The following are encoded in a window of Variovorax paradoxus genomic DNA:
- a CDS encoding creatininase family protein, with protein MLHGYIPPHRFLPYLSWTEIAALPDRENTVIVLPCGAIEQHGPHLPCSVDSVIASGVMGRALEKLPAEVRAFALPTITYGKSEEHLHFPGTMTLTGTTLLSTVTEIGESVYRAGFRKLLFANGHGGQPQVLEMAARELRLRHGDFVVVPHGVSRLPNASSKQISEQEKRLSMHAGHSETALMLALAPDTVRMERAAANFPPPFPIKLLSADGRPACAWTARDFGPSGVIGDPTSATREQGIEILETLSDSWAQALTELHALRWVVRDEPTWERGHQQGFIQQSFVAAA; from the coding sequence ATGCTCCACGGCTACATCCCGCCCCACCGCTTCCTGCCCTACCTGAGCTGGACCGAAATCGCCGCGCTGCCCGATCGCGAGAACACGGTCATCGTGCTGCCCTGCGGCGCCATCGAGCAACACGGTCCGCACCTGCCGTGCTCGGTCGACAGCGTGATCGCCTCGGGCGTGATGGGCAGGGCGCTCGAAAAACTGCCGGCCGAGGTGCGCGCCTTCGCGCTGCCGACCATCACCTACGGCAAGTCGGAAGAGCACCTGCACTTCCCCGGCACGATGACGCTCACCGGCACCACGCTGCTCTCGACCGTGACCGAGATCGGCGAGTCGGTCTACCGCGCGGGTTTTCGCAAGCTGCTGTTCGCCAACGGCCACGGCGGACAACCGCAGGTGCTGGAGATGGCGGCGCGCGAATTGCGGCTGCGGCATGGCGACTTCGTGGTGGTGCCGCATGGCGTGTCGCGCCTGCCGAACGCATCGAGCAAGCAGATCAGCGAGCAGGAAAAGCGACTGTCGATGCACGCCGGCCATTCAGAGACCGCGCTGATGCTCGCGCTCGCGCCCGACACGGTGCGCATGGAACGTGCGGCGGCCAACTTTCCGCCGCCCTTCCCGATCAAGCTGCTGTCGGCCGACGGCCGCCCCGCCTGTGCATGGACCGCGCGCGACTTCGGCCCCAGCGGCGTCATCGGCGACCCGACCAGCGCCACGCGCGAACAGGGCATCGAGATTCTCGAGACGCTCTCCGACAGCTGGGCGCAGGCGCTGACCGAGCTGCATGCGCTGCGCTGGGTGGTGCGCGACGAGCCCACCTGGGAGCGCGGCCACCAGCAGGGCTTCATCCAGCAGTCGTTCGTTGCCGCGGCCTGA
- a CDS encoding amidohydrolase family protein, with the protein MPAPVLLDNARLPRWLLPADWPQRDGVPELARVAIEAGRVRSVQPATHSGTPGSGWDLAGTLALPGFVDAHTHLDKAFTLPRMQKVRPGLLGAIDAMLADRVRWTPADVRERASRGLQWAWECGTTHVRTHVDWWEPDAVPLAWPVMAELAQEWAGRVRLEQVALIKLPLFEDAAQALRLAKQVKATGPHALLGGFVHSTNWSENALRNLLHAAQACDLDIDLHVDEELNASAVGLQTTARILREIGFEGRVVCGHICALAVQPESQALATLDAVARAPITVVSLPATNLLLQDAVTGRTPRLRGITLVKEARERGIPLLFASDNVQDPFCRLGSFDPVEALGTAALVAQLDEPFDTWSQALCRGDWLQRAPATAAPTLVGAKADLVLFTQADRHGWPSRTATRVVLRDGRATHGDATPFLPK; encoded by the coding sequence ATGCCCGCGCCCGTGCTGCTCGACAACGCACGACTGCCGCGCTGGCTGCTGCCCGCCGACTGGCCGCAGCGCGACGGCGTGCCCGAACTCGCACGCGTCGCCATCGAGGCAGGCCGCGTCCGGTCGGTGCAGCCCGCGACGCACAGCGGCACGCCCGGGTCCGGTTGGGACCTCGCCGGCACGCTCGCCCTGCCCGGCTTCGTCGACGCCCACACGCACCTGGACAAGGCCTTCACGCTCCCGCGCATGCAAAAGGTGCGGCCCGGCCTGCTCGGCGCGATCGACGCAATGCTGGCCGACCGCGTGCGCTGGACGCCCGCCGATGTGCGCGAGCGTGCATCGCGCGGCCTGCAGTGGGCCTGGGAATGCGGCACCACGCATGTGCGCACGCACGTCGACTGGTGGGAGCCCGATGCGGTGCCGCTGGCCTGGCCGGTGATGGCCGAGCTCGCGCAGGAATGGGCCGGCCGGGTGCGGCTGGAGCAGGTCGCGCTCATCAAGCTGCCGCTGTTCGAAGACGCGGCGCAGGCGCTGCGCCTCGCGAAACAGGTGAAGGCCACCGGACCGCATGCGCTGCTCGGCGGCTTCGTGCATTCGACCAACTGGAGCGAGAACGCGCTGCGCAATCTGCTCCATGCAGCGCAGGCTTGCGACCTGGACATCGACCTGCACGTCGACGAAGAACTCAATGCCTCGGCGGTGGGCCTGCAGACCACCGCGCGCATCCTCCGCGAGATCGGCTTCGAAGGCCGCGTGGTCTGCGGTCACATCTGCGCACTCGCGGTGCAGCCTGAATCGCAGGCCCTTGCCACGCTCGATGCGGTGGCGCGCGCACCGATCACCGTGGTCTCGCTGCCCGCCACCAACCTGCTGCTGCAGGACGCGGTGACGGGCCGCACGCCGCGGCTGCGCGGCATCACGCTCGTGAAGGAAGCGCGCGAGCGCGGCATTCCGCTGCTGTTCGCGAGCGACAACGTGCAAGACCCTTTTTGCCGCCTCGGCAGCTTCGACCCGGTCGAGGCGCTGGGCACGGCCGCGCTGGTGGCGCAGCTGGACGAACCCTTTGACACCTGGTCGCAGGCGCTGTGCCGCGGCGACTGGCTGCAGCGCGCGCCCGCCACGGCGGCGCCCACGCTGGTCGGCGCGAAGGCCGACCTGGTGCTCTTCACCCAGGCCGACCGCCACGGCTGGCCCTCGCGCACCGCCACCCGCGTGGTGCTGCGCGACGGCCGCGCGACGCACGGCGACGCCACACCCTTCCTCCCCAAGTAA
- a CDS encoding TetR family transcriptional regulator C-terminal domain-containing protein → MPAPDGPLSRARPGRERIMAAIRTAAVTEFSLHGLKGTSTQAIAARAGLTKPQLHYYIAGKEELYEELLMQVLHAWKVVFSFEDASGPATVLGDYIRKKLDHAFDNPEISRIFTREVLDGGRNLDRYWPNAQAWTQKKVDIINGWIARGQMRPLDARLLLMHIWAMTQSYADYAIQTRVMLGLPPDAPIDREPIARELVAFVLGGCGIEA, encoded by the coding sequence ATGCCCGCCCCCGACGGCCCGCTGTCGCGCGCGCGGCCGGGGCGTGAACGCATCATGGCGGCCATCCGCACGGCGGCGGTGACCGAGTTCAGCCTGCACGGCCTGAAGGGCACCTCGACCCAGGCCATCGCGGCGCGCGCCGGCCTCACCAAGCCCCAGCTGCATTACTACATCGCCGGCAAGGAAGAGCTCTACGAAGAGCTGCTGATGCAGGTGCTGCATGCCTGGAAGGTGGTGTTCTCGTTCGAGGACGCCAGCGGCCCGGCCACGGTGCTGGGCGACTACATCCGCAAGAAGCTCGACCACGCGTTCGACAACCCCGAGATCTCGCGCATCTTCACGCGCGAAGTGCTCGACGGCGGTCGCAACCTCGACCGCTACTGGCCCAACGCGCAGGCCTGGACGCAGAAGAAGGTCGACATCATCAACGGCTGGATCGCGCGCGGGCAGATGCGCCCGCTCGATGCGCGCCTGCTGCTGATGCACATCTGGGCCATGACCCAGAGCTACGCCGACTACGCGATCCAGACGCGCGTGATGCTCGGCTTGCCGCCCGACGCGCCCATCGACCGCGAACCGATCGCGCGGGAACTGGTGGCGTTCGTGCTGGGCGGCTGCGGCATCGAAGCGTAG
- a CDS encoding DNA polymerase II encodes MTSTDLNGFILTRHWRDAHAGTEIAYWLATEAGPRKVVLTSRSSVAFVAVRHRAAVEAHLAAMPGVQLRELELQSFQQEPVLGVYATHFRQLGRLARALQAQGIPLLEADVRPHDRYLMERFITAGVRVEGGRAEGAAIVDCKLKPAPEFRPVLKVVSLDIETSQHEGLYSIALDGMPERVVFMLGEPPSGPDEPMDFSLVYCPTRKAMIEQLNDWFERNDPDVVIGWNVIQFDLRVLQKTADDCGVPFLLGRERRPIEWRTHPGKQGYLFAPTPGRVILDGIDALKAAVWSFPSFSLESVSQALLGEGKAIGDAYDKMAEIERRYQEDKPALALYNIRDCELVLRIFDKAKLLQFMMERAQATGLQADHFGGSIAAFSHHYLPRMHRLGYVAPSVGEIASKAYPGGYVMDSKPGFYDSVVVLDYKSLYPSIIRTFLVDPVGLVEGSNAADPTGLIQGPQGTVFSRDRHCLPEIVTTLWRARDEAKRAKNEPLSQALKLLMNSFAGVLGASECRFFNPKLVSAVTLRGHEMMKLTREFVEQRGYEAIYGDTDSIFIWLRRAHTNDEAHAVATRLAADINAWWARTLRDEQGLESFLEIEVDTHYKKFFMPTIRGSEVGSKKRYAGLSMDAAGKEEMVYRGLEMARSDWTPLARQFQEGLLSRIFQGEPYKAFVADYARSTLAGAKDDLLIYRKRLRHQLDAYLVNVPPQVRAARIADDHNGRVGRPQQYQKGGWIQYVMTQNGPEPLETRRSRIDYEHYLTRQLQPIADAILQPMGDSFMALTTSQRGLF; translated from the coding sequence GTGACATCCACCGACCTCAACGGCTTCATCCTCACGCGCCACTGGCGTGATGCACACGCCGGCACCGAGATCGCGTACTGGCTGGCCACGGAGGCAGGGCCGAGGAAAGTGGTGCTGACCTCCCGCAGCAGCGTCGCGTTCGTCGCCGTCCGCCACCGGGCGGCGGTGGAAGCGCACCTCGCGGCGATGCCGGGCGTGCAGCTGCGCGAGCTCGAACTCCAGAGCTTCCAGCAGGAACCCGTCCTCGGCGTCTATGCGACGCACTTCCGCCAGCTGGGTCGGCTGGCACGCGCGCTGCAGGCGCAGGGCATCCCGCTGCTCGAAGCCGACGTGCGCCCGCACGACCGCTACCTGATGGAGCGCTTCATCACCGCCGGCGTGCGGGTCGAAGGCGGGCGGGCGGAGGGCGCCGCGATCGTCGATTGCAAGCTCAAGCCCGCGCCCGAGTTCCGGCCGGTGCTGAAGGTCGTGTCGCTGGACATCGAGACGAGCCAGCATGAAGGGCTCTATTCGATCGCGCTGGACGGCATGCCCGAGCGTGTGGTCTTCATGCTCGGCGAGCCGCCGTCCGGACCGGACGAGCCGATGGATTTTTCGCTCGTCTACTGCCCGACCCGCAAGGCCATGATCGAGCAGCTCAACGACTGGTTCGAGCGCAACGACCCCGACGTCGTCATCGGCTGGAACGTCATCCAGTTCGACCTGCGCGTGCTGCAGAAGACCGCCGACGATTGCGGCGTGCCGTTCCTCCTGGGGCGCGAGCGCCGCCCCATCGAGTGGCGCACCCATCCCGGCAAGCAGGGCTACCTGTTCGCGCCGACGCCGGGCCGCGTCATCCTCGACGGCATCGATGCGCTCAAGGCCGCGGTGTGGAGCTTTCCGTCGTTCAGCCTCGAGTCCGTCTCGCAAGCGCTGCTCGGCGAAGGCAAGGCCATCGGCGACGCGTACGACAAGATGGCGGAGATCGAGCGGCGGTATCAGGAAGACAAGCCTGCGCTGGCGCTCTACAACATCCGCGACTGCGAGCTGGTGCTGCGCATCTTCGACAAGGCGAAGCTGCTGCAGTTCATGATGGAGCGGGCCCAGGCCACGGGCCTGCAGGCCGACCACTTCGGCGGCTCCATTGCCGCGTTCAGCCACCACTACCTGCCGCGCATGCACCGCCTGGGCTACGTGGCGCCGAGCGTGGGCGAGATCGCGAGCAAGGCCTATCCCGGCGGCTACGTGATGGACTCGAAGCCGGGCTTCTACGACTCCGTCGTGGTGCTGGACTACAAGAGCCTGTACCCCTCGATCATCCGGACCTTCCTTGTCGATCCGGTGGGGCTCGTCGAGGGCTCGAACGCCGCCGATCCGACCGGGCTCATCCAGGGACCGCAGGGCACCGTCTTCTCGCGCGACCGGCACTGCCTGCCGGAAATCGTCACCACGCTGTGGCGCGCGCGGGACGAGGCCAAGCGCGCGAAGAACGAGCCGCTGTCGCAGGCGCTGAAGCTGCTCATGAACTCCTTCGCCGGCGTGCTGGGGGCGTCGGAGTGCCGCTTCTTCAACCCCAAGCTGGTGTCCGCCGTGACCCTTCGCGGGCACGAGATGATGAAGCTCACGCGCGAGTTCGTGGAGCAGCGTGGCTACGAGGCCATCTATGGCGACACCGACTCCATCTTCATCTGGCTCAGGCGCGCTCACACCAACGACGAGGCGCACGCCGTCGCGACCCGCCTGGCGGCCGACATCAACGCGTGGTGGGCGCGCACGCTGCGCGACGAGCAGGGCCTGGAGAGTTTTCTCGAGATCGAGGTCGACACGCACTACAAGAAGTTCTTCATGCCCACCATCCGCGGCTCGGAGGTCGGCAGCAAGAAGCGCTACGCGGGCCTGAGCATGGACGCGGCGGGCAAGGAGGAGATGGTGTACCGCGGCCTCGAGATGGCGCGCAGCGACTGGACCCCGCTGGCGCGCCAGTTCCAGGAAGGCCTGCTGTCACGCATCTTCCAGGGCGAGCCGTACAAGGCGTTCGTGGCCGACTATGCAAGGTCGACGCTGGCAGGTGCCAAGGACGACCTGCTCATCTACCGCAAGCGCCTGCGCCACCAGCTCGATGCGTACCTGGTCAACGTGCCGCCGCAGGTGCGGGCCGCGCGCATCGCCGACGACCACAACGGCCGCGTCGGCCGGCCCCAGCAGTATCAGAAGGGCGGCTGGATTCAATACGTCATGACGCAGAACGGGCCGGAGCCGCTGGAAACCCGCCGCTCGCGCATCGACTACGAGCACTACCTGACGCGGCAGCTGCAGCCGATCGCCGATGCCATCCTTCAGCCGATGGGGGACAGCTTCATGGCGCTGACGACGTCACAGCGCGGGCTCTTCTAG
- the fusA gene encoding elongation factor G: MPSRSNGLAAEMEAVRTLALVGAAAAGKTSLAEALLFKAGAIGACGSIERGSTVSDHDPLERRMLHSLNASVMHLTHAATRIHLIDTPGGPDFLGQSLPALEAVETVAVVINAANGIEPMAVRMMDYAASRHLARMIIVNKIDSQGVSLAGLLADIQATFGRECLPLNVPDGVNRQVIDCFFNRFGRSDFGPVEASHRALVEQVVEVDAAFVDRYLEEGDVDPSELHAPLEQALREGHLIPVCFTSSRSGAGVAELLDVIVKLLPDPTEANPPAFILGEGAQAQPMRARPDPSLHVLAHVFKVTIDPYVGKMGIFRVHQGTLTRDSQLYIGDGRKPFKVGHLFMLQGKDHVEVSRALPGDIVAVAKVDEIHFDAVLHDAAEDSHVHLAPLPFPVPVYGLAIEPKRHGDEQRAWEILGKLAAEDPCLRIEHVAATNETVLYGLGELHLRIALERLREVYHFEVLTRPPRIAYRETVTAPAEGHHRHKKQSGGAGQFAEVFLRIEPLARGAGFEFADEVRGGAIPNQFIPAVEKGVREVLAYGAIAGYPVVDVRVVVYDGKHHSVDSKDIAFATAGRKAFMAAIREARPAVLEPIVQIEIAVPEHSVGDVTSDLSSRRGLVTGTSGQGGGTVAIGGQVPEVELANYQSRLHAMTAGQGRYTIALSHYEAVPPAVQKTLIGQYQVREDD, encoded by the coding sequence ATGCCAAGCCGATCGAACGGCCTCGCGGCCGAAATGGAAGCCGTGCGAACGCTGGCGCTCGTGGGCGCCGCGGCCGCCGGCAAGACCTCCCTCGCCGAGGCCTTGCTGTTCAAGGCAGGTGCCATCGGGGCGTGCGGCAGCATCGAACGCGGCAGCACCGTCAGCGACCACGACCCGCTCGAGCGACGCATGCTGCATTCGCTCAACGCCTCGGTGATGCACCTCACGCATGCCGCCACGCGCATCCACCTGATCGACACGCCCGGCGGCCCCGACTTCCTCGGCCAGAGCCTGCCGGCGCTGGAAGCCGTCGAAACCGTGGCGGTGGTCATCAATGCCGCCAACGGCATCGAGCCGATGGCCGTGCGCATGATGGACTACGCGGCCTCGCGCCACCTCGCCCGCATGATCATCGTCAACAAGATCGACTCACAGGGCGTCTCGCTGGCGGGCCTGCTGGCCGACATCCAGGCCACCTTCGGGCGCGAATGCTTGCCGCTGAACGTGCCCGACGGCGTCAACCGGCAGGTGATCGATTGCTTTTTCAACCGCTTCGGGCGCTCCGACTTCGGCCCCGTCGAAGCATCGCACCGCGCGCTGGTCGAGCAGGTGGTCGAGGTCGATGCGGCCTTCGTCGACCGCTACCTCGAGGAAGGCGACGTGGACCCGTCCGAGCTGCATGCGCCGCTCGAGCAGGCGCTGCGCGAAGGCCACCTGATCCCGGTGTGCTTCACCTCGTCGCGCAGCGGCGCCGGCGTGGCCGAGCTGCTGGACGTGATCGTCAAGCTCCTGCCCGACCCGACCGAGGCCAACCCGCCGGCCTTCATCTTGGGCGAAGGCGCGCAGGCCCAGCCCATGCGGGCCCGGCCCGACCCGTCGCTGCACGTGCTGGCGCATGTGTTCAAGGTCACGATCGATCCGTATGTCGGCAAGATGGGCATCTTCCGCGTGCACCAGGGCACGCTCACGCGTGACAGCCAGCTCTACATCGGCGACGGCCGCAAGCCCTTCAAGGTGGGGCACCTGTTCATGCTCCAGGGCAAGGACCATGTCGAGGTGTCGCGCGCGCTGCCCGGCGACATCGTGGCGGTGGCCAAGGTCGACGAGATCCATTTCGATGCCGTGCTGCACGATGCCGCCGAAGACAGCCACGTGCACCTGGCGCCGCTGCCGTTCCCGGTGCCGGTGTACGGCCTGGCCATCGAGCCCAAGCGCCACGGCGACGAACAGCGCGCCTGGGAAATCCTCGGCAAGCTCGCGGCCGAAGACCCGTGCCTGCGCATCGAGCACGTGGCCGCGACCAACGAGACGGTGCTCTACGGACTCGGCGAGCTGCACCTGCGCATCGCGCTCGAACGCCTGCGCGAGGTGTACCACTTCGAGGTGCTGACGCGGCCGCCGCGCATCGCCTACCGCGAGACCGTGACTGCGCCGGCCGAAGGCCACCACCGCCACAAGAAGCAGTCCGGCGGTGCCGGCCAGTTCGCCGAAGTCTTCCTGCGCATCGAGCCGCTCGCGCGCGGCGCAGGCTTCGAGTTCGCCGACGAAGTCAGGGGCGGCGCGATTCCGAACCAGTTCATTCCTGCGGTCGAGAAAGGCGTGCGCGAGGTGCTGGCGTACGGCGCGATCGCCGGCTACCCCGTGGTCGACGTGCGCGTGGTGGTGTACGACGGCAAGCACCACAGCGTCGACAGCAAGGACATCGCCTTCGCGACCGCCGGCCGCAAGGCTTTCATGGCCGCGATCCGCGAGGCCCGCCCGGCGGTGCTCGAGCCGATCGTGCAGATCGAGATCGCCGTGCCCGAGCATTCGGTCGGCGACGTCACGAGCGACCTGTCGTCGCGGCGCGGCCTCGTCACCGGCACCTCGGGCCAGGGCGGCGGCACGGTGGCCATCGGCGGGCAGGTGCCCGAGGTCGAGCTGGCCAACTACCAGTCGCGGCTGCATGCGATGACCGCCGGCCAGGGCCGCTACACCATCGCGTTGTCGCACTACGAGGCCGTGCCGCCGGCTGTGCAGAAGACGCTGATAGGGCAGTACCAGGTGCGTGAGGACGATTAG